From Micromonospora echinospora, one genomic window encodes:
- a CDS encoding DUF58 domain-containing protein, with amino-acid sequence MGITARGVGLLVATVALLAAGFAFAYPELTVLGAAAGTAVGYALVVAARRPRLTVTRHADPDRVARGEPARMSVTVRNAGRLRAASLVAEDRCGGRAVPVPLLRLRPGRDTTVTYDVPTSRRGVVPIGPLRVIRRDPLGLVALSRSYGDTVPVWVHPRVHPLTAVPTGAGRSLDGRVDGVPHGSITFDSLREYVVGDELRRVHWRTSARVGELMVRENVDTSLPRIVVLLDNRVEAHPDRADGTAESFESGCEAAASVVAAAIQDDLPVTLLTVVPDDDADAHPLDRLTSVGLATGSLPDATTRLRQQRAGDTLVFLTGPGGRAGLGHVGALRGAYPSVVVAVFGAADATPADGAGLVVIDAVDGAAFAAEWDGVRRW; translated from the coding sequence ATGGGGATCACCGCCCGGGGAGTCGGGCTGCTCGTCGCCACCGTCGCTCTGCTGGCCGCCGGTTTCGCCTTCGCGTACCCGGAGCTGACCGTGCTCGGCGCGGCGGCCGGCACCGCCGTCGGCTACGCCCTGGTCGTCGCGGCCCGGCGACCGCGACTGACCGTGACCCGGCACGCCGACCCGGACCGGGTGGCCCGTGGCGAGCCGGCCCGGATGTCGGTGACCGTCCGCAACGCCGGGCGGCTGCGGGCGGCGAGCCTGGTCGCCGAGGACCGGTGCGGCGGCCGGGCCGTCCCGGTGCCGCTGCTGCGGCTGCGGCCCGGCCGGGACACCACGGTCACCTACGACGTGCCCACCAGCCGGCGCGGCGTGGTGCCGATCGGCCCGCTGCGGGTGATCCGCCGGGACCCGCTCGGCCTGGTCGCGCTCTCCCGCTCCTACGGCGACACGGTGCCGGTGTGGGTGCACCCGCGCGTTCATCCGTTGACGGCGGTCCCCACCGGGGCCGGACGCAGCCTCGACGGCCGGGTGGACGGGGTGCCACACGGGTCGATCACCTTCGACTCGCTGCGGGAGTACGTGGTCGGCGACGAACTGCGGCGGGTGCACTGGCGCACCAGCGCCCGGGTCGGTGAGCTGATGGTGCGGGAGAACGTGGACACCAGCCTGCCCCGGATCGTGGTGCTGCTGGACAACCGGGTCGAGGCGCACCCCGACCGGGCCGACGGCACGGCGGAGAGCTTCGAGTCCGGGTGTGAGGCGGCGGCGTCCGTGGTGGCCGCCGCGATCCAGGACGACCTGCCGGTGACCCTGCTGACCGTGGTGCCCGACGACGATGCGGACGCGCACCCCCTGGACCGGCTCACCAGCGTCGGGCTCGCCACCGGATCACTGCCGGACGCGACCACCCGGCTGCGGCAGCAGCGGGCCGGGGACACCCTGGTCTTCCTGACCGGACCGGGGGGCCGGGCCGGCCTCGGGCATGTGGGCGCGCTGCGCGGGGCGTACCCGTCGGTGGTGGTCGCGGTGTTCGGCGCGGCGGACGCGACCCCGGCGGACGGGGCGGGCCTGGTGGTGATCGACGCGGTCGACGGCGCGGCGTTCGCCGCCGAGTGGGACGGGGTGCGCCGGTGGTGA
- a CDS encoding ArsR/SmtB family transcription factor: MTPTGEELLRTLAALASPHRLRIIAALAEGRSYVSELARRLEMNRPLLYMHLQRLEAAGLVAGTLETAPDGNSVKWFEVVPFALDLTPAAIAAAAPTLGADGPGKDEK, translated from the coding sequence GTGACACCGACGGGAGAAGAGTTGCTGCGGACGCTCGCCGCGCTCGCGAGCCCGCACCGGCTACGGATCATCGCCGCCCTCGCCGAGGGACGCAGCTACGTCAGCGAACTGGCCCGTCGCCTCGAAATGAACCGCCCGTTGCTCTACATGCACCTGCAACGACTGGAGGCCGCCGGCCTCGTCGCCGGCACGCTGGAGACCGCACCGGACGGCAACTCCGTCAAGTGGTTCGAGGTCGTGCCGTTCGCGCTGGACCTGACCCCGGCGGCGATCGCCGCCGCCGCACCGACCCTGGGCGCCGACGGCCCCGGAAAGGACGAGAAGTGA
- a CDS encoding AAA family ATPase, protein MKTHQPLTQPEVQRFAALAARLAENVNSVVLGKPQVVRLALTALFAQGHVLLEDVPGVGKTTLARAIAATVTGEWRRIQFTPDLLPSDVSGVTIFNQATRGFEFHPGPVFANIVIADEINRASPKTQSALLEVMEERTVTVDGVRHPVPQPFLVVATQNPVEMDGTYRLPEAQLDRFLVKLSVGYPDEAVEVEVLRGATVRSPEALPAVTDTVEIAELIGMAQRVHIAEPLYAYAVRLAAATRNHPHVRVGVSPRGVIALTRAACAYALIDGRGWIMPEDLKTLAGPVFAHRLLLSSDAQVRGVNAAEVLRQAIASVPVPLPSGQTVPAQG, encoded by the coding sequence GTGAAGACCCACCAGCCGCTCACCCAACCGGAGGTGCAGCGTTTCGCCGCGCTGGCCGCCCGGCTCGCCGAGAACGTCAACTCGGTGGTGCTGGGTAAGCCGCAGGTGGTGCGGCTGGCGTTGACCGCCCTGTTCGCCCAGGGGCACGTCCTGCTGGAGGACGTGCCCGGGGTCGGCAAGACCACCCTCGCGCGGGCGATCGCCGCGACCGTCACCGGCGAGTGGCGGCGCATCCAGTTCACCCCGGACCTGCTCCCCTCGGACGTCTCCGGGGTGACGATCTTCAACCAGGCGACCCGGGGCTTCGAGTTCCACCCCGGGCCGGTCTTCGCGAACATCGTCATCGCCGACGAGATCAACCGGGCGTCGCCGAAGACCCAGTCGGCGCTGCTGGAGGTGATGGAGGAACGCACCGTCACCGTCGACGGGGTCCGCCACCCGGTGCCCCAGCCGTTCCTGGTGGTGGCGACGCAGAACCCGGTGGAGATGGACGGCACGTACCGCCTGCCCGAGGCGCAACTGGACCGGTTCCTGGTGAAGCTGTCGGTCGGCTACCCGGACGAGGCGGTGGAGGTGGAGGTGCTGCGCGGGGCGACCGTCCGCTCGCCGGAGGCGTTGCCGGCGGTCACCGACACTGTCGAGATCGCCGAGCTGATCGGCATGGCGCAGCGGGTGCACATCGCCGAACCGTTGTACGCCTACGCGGTGCGGCTCGCCGCGGCCACCCGCAACCACCCGCACGTGCGGGTCGGGGTCAGCCCGCGCGGGGTCATCGCGCTGACCCGGGCGGCCTGCGCGTACGCGCTCATCGACGGGCGGGGCTGGATCATGCCGGAGGACCTGAAGACCCTCGCCGGGCCGGTCTTCGCTCACCGGCTGCTGCTCTCCTCCGACGCGCAGGTGCGGGGCGTGAACGCGGCCGAGGTGCTCCGCCAGGCGATCGCCTCGGTGCCGGTGCCCCTGCCGTCCGGGCAGACCGTCCCGGCGCAGGGCTGA
- a CDS encoding transglutaminaseTgpA domain-containing protein: MGRGAPVVTARRVLRAVPLPLVLVGMIGLAGVVLGRVYAGDLLTRLVLGAAVGSVLVSVAARRLRSWLVAPLSVLALAGYTAVALRVAAQRADLSGGLGRIVVDAAGNGVARLLTAMIPVEPTPDTVLVPLVAAWLAGLAGAEVALRAGRVLLGYLPPVLLYAGAVYVVGPNAGPALWPTLAFAALAALGLAVTGGAPPEADGDLPAGTRAALRTTRTVTTAAGLAVVVGLVALLAPVVAGQVDDRPVDPRRYVEPPQVETLDENPLIRISGWALHPEQKLLDVSVDGAAPAASATAGAAPDAGPTGSDSDPESGSGPGSDPGPDKVRLRLAVLSDYDGVTWRVGATYRNAGRVLPAVEPAAGSRLDTVRQEITVADLSGRLLPAVATPREVGGARVAYDPTTGTLIRPDGLTPGLRYTVTSVRERPDLNLLATADVPAGEGVTRVLRVADGVPDPMRRLAAQLAEENGAPYARAAAIEQFLAEHYRVVADAPSGHAYPNLNFFLFGPRNAGGQRGTSEQFAAAFAVLGRLTGLPTRVVVGFSAPGSGPVRAADAFAWPEVLFEGLGWVAFDPLPRPDDEPRPVEEDFRPTPEDPPPSEVPEPTVEPSVTPPAVAAPPRRESTGTPVAVLVGGGSGVLLLLVAVVLAALVAARRALTRRRFDRGDPAQRIAGAWREVTDALRLAGHPVGGDLAATEVAAHARRLVVARTPPADGVSDPGGGATVVTAASPVEELAALVNRVTFAPDGADDVEATRAGRIATDYVRELRAAQPRWRRILWSVHPGPLRWRR, translated from the coding sequence GTGGGACGGGGTGCGCCGGTGGTGACCGCGCGGAGGGTGCTGCGGGCGGTGCCGCTGCCGCTGGTCCTGGTCGGCATGATCGGTCTGGCCGGGGTGGTGCTGGGCCGGGTGTACGCCGGTGACCTGCTGACCCGGCTGGTGCTCGGCGCGGCGGTCGGTTCGGTGCTGGTCAGCGTCGCCGCCCGCCGGCTGCGGTCCTGGCTGGTCGCGCCGCTGTCGGTGCTGGCGCTGGCCGGCTACACGGCGGTGGCGCTGCGGGTGGCGGCCCAGCGCGCCGACCTGTCGGGCGGTCTGGGCCGGATCGTGGTGGACGCGGCCGGCAACGGTGTCGCCCGGCTGCTGACCGCGATGATCCCGGTGGAGCCGACGCCGGACACCGTGCTGGTGCCGCTGGTCGCCGCCTGGCTGGCCGGGCTGGCCGGGGCGGAGGTGGCGCTGCGCGCCGGTCGGGTGCTGCTGGGCTACCTGCCGCCGGTGCTGCTCTACGCCGGCGCGGTCTACGTGGTCGGCCCGAACGCCGGGCCGGCGCTCTGGCCGACGCTGGCCTTCGCCGCGCTGGCCGCGCTGGGGCTGGCCGTCACGGGTGGCGCGCCGCCGGAGGCCGACGGCGATCTGCCGGCCGGGACGCGGGCGGCGTTGCGGACGACCCGGACGGTCACCACCGCTGCCGGGTTGGCCGTGGTGGTGGGGCTGGTGGCCCTGCTGGCTCCCGTGGTGGCCGGGCAGGTCGACGACCGGCCGGTCGATCCCCGCCGGTACGTGGAGCCGCCCCAGGTGGAGACCCTGGACGAGAACCCGCTGATCCGGATCTCCGGGTGGGCGCTGCACCCGGAGCAGAAGCTGCTGGACGTGTCGGTCGACGGCGCTGCCCCGGCGGCGTCCGCGACCGCCGGTGCGGCCCCGGATGCCGGGCCGACGGGCTCGGACTCTGACCCCGAGTCGGGTTCGGGGCCGGGGTCGGATCCGGGGCCGGACAAGGTGCGGCTGCGGCTTGCGGTGCTCAGCGACTACGACGGGGTGACGTGGCGGGTGGGCGCGACCTACCGCAACGCCGGCCGGGTCCTGCCGGCCGTCGAGCCGGCGGCGGGCAGCCGCCTCGACACCGTCCGGCAGGAGATCACCGTGGCCGACCTGAGTGGACGGCTCCTGCCGGCCGTCGCCACCCCACGGGAGGTCGGCGGGGCACGGGTGGCCTACGACCCGACGACCGGGACGCTGATCCGCCCGGACGGGCTGACGCCGGGACTGCGGTACACGGTGACCTCGGTGCGGGAACGCCCCGACCTGAATTTGCTCGCCACCGCCGACGTACCGGCCGGCGAGGGGGTGACCCGGGTGCTGCGGGTCGCCGACGGGGTGCCGGACCCGATGCGCCGTCTCGCCGCCCAGCTCGCCGAGGAGAACGGCGCCCCGTACGCCCGCGCGGCGGCGATCGAGCAGTTCCTCGCCGAGCACTACCGGGTGGTGGCCGACGCGCCGAGCGGGCACGCGTACCCGAATCTGAACTTCTTCCTGTTCGGGCCCCGCAACGCCGGCGGCCAGCGGGGCACCTCGGAGCAGTTCGCCGCCGCGTTCGCGGTGCTCGGCCGGCTGACCGGGCTGCCCACCCGGGTGGTGGTCGGGTTCAGCGCCCCCGGCAGCGGGCCGGTACGCGCCGCCGACGCGTTCGCCTGGCCGGAGGTGCTCTTCGAGGGCCTCGGCTGGGTGGCCTTCGACCCGCTGCCCCGGCCGGACGACGAGCCGCGCCCGGTGGAGGAGGATTTCCGGCCGACCCCGGAGGATCCGCCCCCGTCGGAGGTGCCGGAGCCGACCGTCGAACCGTCCGTTACTCCCCCGGCGGTGGCCGCGCCGCCCCGCCGGGAGTCGACCGGGACCCCGGTGGCGGTGCTGGTCGGCGGCGGCTCGGGGGTGCTGCTGCTGCTCGTCGCGGTGGTGCTGGCGGCGCTGGTGGCGGCACGTCGGGCGCTGACCCGACGGCGGTTCGACCGGGGTGACCCCGCGCAACGCATCGCCGGCGCCTGGCGGGAGGTGACCGACGCGCTGCGGCTCGCCGGGCACCCGGTCGGCGGGGACCTGGCCGCCACCGAGGTGGCCGCGCACGCCCGCCGGCTGGTGGTCGCCCGCACACCGCCTGCGGACGGGGTCTCGGACCCGGGAGGCGGGGCGACGGTCGTGACGGCCGCGTCCCCGGTGGAGGAGTTGGCGGCGCTGGTCAACCGGGTCACGTTCGCCCCGGACGGGGCCGACGACGTCGAGGCCACGCGCGCCGGACGGATCGCCACCGACTACGTGCGCGAGTTGCGCGCGGCCCAGCCCCGCTGGCGGCGGATCCTCTGGTCCGTCCACCCGGGCCCGCTGCGCTGGCGCCGCTGA
- a CDS encoding FAD-dependent oxidoreductase — translation MTMRIAIAGGGLGGLTLARILHRHGIDAVVYEREASRSARPQGGSLDLHPESGQRALAAAGLAGRFRSEARPEGEEHRILDPAGRILVHHRPSPGSFAGRPEIDRSALRDLLLDSLPADTVRWQHRLVAATPRPDGGFRLTFDGGHSADCDVLVGADGARSVVRSLLTDATLSPVATLVELSISDADRRHPDLAELVGPGNLWCVGVNQILAAQRLGDGGIRVGISLRADDRHLDIYRSKRALLHMFDGWDPRLTALIEAGDSPPTPRRIEAMPTGTRWAHQPGITLVGDAAHLMPPVGEGANQAMLDAAELAAALATNPADPDSAIRTYEEAMFTRTHPIAEMSARVQAMMLSPTAADDIVRFFTPQPPRRRPQADNA, via the coding sequence ATGACGATGCGAATCGCGATCGCCGGCGGTGGCCTCGGCGGCCTGACACTGGCCCGGATCCTGCACCGGCACGGCATCGACGCGGTGGTGTACGAACGCGAGGCAAGTCGGTCCGCGCGACCACAGGGCGGCTCGCTCGACCTGCACCCGGAGTCCGGGCAACGGGCCCTGGCCGCAGCGGGCCTCGCCGGGCGGTTCCGGTCCGAGGCACGGCCGGAGGGCGAGGAGCATCGCATCCTCGACCCGGCCGGACGCATCCTCGTGCACCACAGGCCATCACCCGGCTCGTTCGCCGGACGCCCCGAGATCGACCGCAGCGCCCTGCGTGATCTCCTGCTCGATTCACTCCCCGCCGACACTGTCCGGTGGCAGCACCGGCTCGTCGCGGCGACGCCACGACCCGACGGAGGCTTCAGGCTGACGTTCGATGGCGGCCACAGCGCCGACTGCGACGTCCTCGTCGGCGCGGACGGCGCACGCTCGGTCGTCCGGTCGCTGCTGACCGACGCGACCTTGTCCCCCGTCGCCACCCTGGTCGAGCTCAGCATCAGCGACGCCGACCGGCGCCACCCGGATCTCGCCGAGCTGGTCGGCCCCGGAAACCTCTGGTGCGTCGGCGTGAACCAGATCCTGGCAGCGCAACGCCTCGGCGACGGCGGCATCCGGGTCGGGATCTCCCTACGCGCGGACGACCGCCACCTGGACATCTACCGCAGCAAGCGGGCTCTGCTGCACATGTTCGACGGCTGGGACCCCCGCCTCACCGCACTGATCGAAGCCGGCGACAGCCCGCCCACCCCCCGCAGGATCGAGGCGATGCCCACCGGTACACGCTGGGCCCACCAGCCGGGCATCACCCTCGTCGGTGACGCCGCGCACCTCATGCCGCCCGTCGGCGAGGGCGCCAACCAGGCCATGCTCGACGCCGCCGAACTCGCCGCCGCGCTCGCCACCAACCCCGCCGACCCCGACTCGGCGATCCGGACGTACGAGGAGGCGATGTTCACCAGGACCCACCCGATCGCCGAAATGTCCGCACGGGTCCAGGCAATGATGCTCTCCCCCACGGCAGCCGACGACATCGTCCGCTTCTTCACACCGCAGCCCCCGCGCCGGCGCCCGCAGGCTGACAACGCGTGA
- a CDS encoding TetR/AcrR family transcriptional regulator C-terminal domain-containing protein: MPLSRAKIAAAAIRLADADGLDGLSVRKIAKELGVGPMRLYDYVTNRSELLDLMVDAVYARIAEVGQHTEWRATVLAIVHRTRDAALDHEWFADLLGARPHLGPHALAVGESTAAALSQAPGVRSVDDLQRAVGALDAFVVGALRREITERRTARSTGTDVSAWQAALGPYLTRMLETGRYPTVARLVVDGAHLDAEETFHHNLTTILDGLTEPRDRSGVPPAPPRPE, translated from the coding sequence GTGCCGCTGAGCCGCGCGAAGATCGCCGCCGCGGCCATCCGGCTCGCCGACGCAGACGGCCTCGACGGGCTGTCGGTACGCAAGATCGCCAAAGAGCTCGGTGTCGGTCCGATGCGGCTCTACGACTACGTGACCAACAGATCCGAACTGCTCGATCTGATGGTCGACGCCGTGTACGCCCGGATCGCCGAGGTCGGCCAGCACACCGAGTGGCGCGCCACGGTGTTGGCCATCGTTCACCGGACCCGCGACGCCGCTCTCGACCATGAGTGGTTCGCCGACCTGCTCGGCGCGAGGCCGCACCTGGGACCGCACGCGCTCGCCGTGGGCGAATCGACCGCGGCGGCGCTCAGTCAGGCCCCTGGCGTGCGTAGCGTCGACGATCTTCAGCGGGCCGTGGGCGCCCTCGACGCGTTCGTCGTCGGAGCGCTCCGCAGGGAGATCACCGAGCGACGCACCGCCCGTTCGACCGGCACCGACGTGTCCGCTTGGCAGGCCGCCCTCGGGCCCTACCTGACACGCATGCTCGAAACAGGCCGCTACCCCACCGTCGCCCGGCTCGTCGTCGACGGTGCCCACCTCGACGCCGAGGAGACCTTCCACCACAACCTGACCACGATCCTGGACGGCCTCACCGAGCCGCGAGACCGGTCAGGTGTTCCTCCGGCCCCACCTCGACCCGAATGA
- a CDS encoding fibronectin type III domain-containing protein, with protein MATTDDASTESGTTKRRSRMRGGLVTVGTVAALLAAMGVTVLNLGYADNAVANYDASSWLWSTARSELARVNGITAKVDTRVEVPQAKQHPMQVAQTDRLLVLRDLNTGQVSSLDLATLQITATTRTTPGLGVNVTLHEDAAFVVDAVQGIVRQLDPRSLVPVGEPVRYPPGITGGSFDGKGRLWVAVPSEGTVSAITPAELPEKPATAASAGGGLSPKQVSTHDVADGSHELVVSTLDDGVAVLDRTAGALVTVRGDTVRRVPLPATGPGTLPTRTSGPRVPVTVPDARTVHVVGDDGQVREFTVPGSGDGLRPAVAWAGRFYCPDATGGVIYTFDGDGKLVDTISGRGTRGPLELEVRENHLFINAPDSSTARVVNDKHQISEVDKYANDVLGGDPPPAPPPPPPPKKPKVGKPSAPRGVTAAAGDASARVSWQAAATNGAAIVRYVVEGAGQRVEVGANQRAVEITGLTNGETYRFRVHAVNAKGAGPARTSNPVVPTAEVPDAPTGVSAKERPDGTVQVRWTAADGQGAKITRYVVTAASAGANAPAGETKGTELVVPAGELEYGRQYAFTVVAVNDRGAGSKASEVSNTVVPFTAPGRPGRLRAETVPDRPGTIVAAWEPAEANGRPVTAYQVEVGGKRRDVTDTRVTLDGLGDGQDVTVTVRAVNEAGPGPEATESARTVAPPKVTVTGGSATATSVTVKVTVDAGGGKATCVATTGGKSSPAGACATLTVGGLAPGTSYPVTVTATNAAGKGSTTSTQKTDPLYGIATCNNGSAPDQRTYCDKERPGERNGNEVFSVARQDNDRQVGWAKPGTRWQAFCKVEGEHVNSYVYNDQKASTWWVRINYEGRNYIPWAWLNLEGGDNIKVLPAC; from the coding sequence GACACCCGGGTGGAGGTGCCGCAGGCGAAGCAGCACCCGATGCAGGTCGCCCAGACCGACCGGCTGCTCGTCCTGCGGGACCTGAACACCGGTCAGGTCAGCTCGCTGGACCTGGCCACCCTCCAGATCACCGCGACCACCCGCACCACCCCGGGCCTGGGGGTGAACGTGACGCTGCACGAGGACGCGGCGTTCGTGGTGGACGCGGTGCAGGGCATCGTCCGGCAGCTCGACCCGCGGTCGCTGGTGCCGGTCGGCGAGCCGGTGCGCTATCCGCCGGGCATCACCGGCGGTTCGTTCGACGGCAAGGGTCGCCTGTGGGTGGCCGTGCCGAGCGAGGGCACCGTTTCGGCGATCACCCCGGCGGAGCTGCCGGAGAAGCCGGCCACGGCGGCGAGCGCCGGGGGCGGGCTGAGCCCGAAGCAGGTGAGCACCCACGACGTCGCCGACGGCAGCCACGAGCTGGTGGTCTCCACCCTGGACGACGGGGTGGCGGTGCTCGACCGTACGGCCGGGGCGCTGGTGACGGTACGCGGCGACACGGTGCGGCGGGTTCCGCTGCCGGCGACCGGGCCGGGCACGCTGCCGACGCGGACCAGTGGCCCCCGGGTGCCGGTGACCGTCCCCGACGCGCGGACCGTCCACGTGGTGGGCGACGACGGGCAGGTGCGGGAGTTCACGGTGCCGGGCAGCGGCGACGGGCTGCGGCCGGCGGTGGCGTGGGCGGGCCGGTTCTACTGCCCGGACGCCACCGGCGGGGTGATCTACACCTTCGACGGGGACGGGAAGCTGGTCGACACGATCTCCGGCCGGGGCACCCGGGGCCCGCTGGAGCTGGAGGTCCGGGAGAACCACCTGTTCATCAACGCGCCGGACTCCTCGACGGCCCGGGTGGTCAACGACAAGCACCAGATCAGCGAGGTCGACAAGTACGCCAATGACGTGCTCGGCGGTGACCCGCCGCCGGCTCCCCCGCCCCCTCCCCCGCCGAAGAAGCCGAAGGTCGGCAAGCCGAGCGCGCCGCGCGGGGTGACCGCCGCCGCCGGTGACGCGTCGGCCCGGGTGAGCTGGCAGGCGGCTGCCACCAACGGCGCCGCGATCGTCCGGTACGTGGTGGAGGGGGCCGGGCAGCGCGTCGAGGTCGGCGCCAACCAGCGGGCTGTGGAGATCACCGGGTTGACCAACGGGGAGACGTACCGGTTCCGGGTGCACGCGGTCAACGCCAAGGGCGCCGGCCCGGCGCGGACGAGCAACCCGGTGGTGCCGACGGCGGAGGTGCCGGACGCCCCGACCGGGGTGAGCGCGAAGGAGCGGCCGGACGGCACGGTACAAGTGCGGTGGACGGCCGCAGACGGCCAGGGCGCGAAGATCACCCGGTACGTGGTGACCGCCGCGTCGGCCGGGGCGAACGCGCCCGCCGGTGAGACGAAGGGCACCGAGCTGGTGGTGCCGGCCGGTGAGCTGGAGTACGGCCGGCAGTACGCGTTCACCGTGGTCGCGGTCAACGACCGGGGTGCCGGGTCGAAGGCGTCCGAGGTGAGCAACACGGTGGTGCCGTTCACCGCGCCGGGGCGTCCCGGGCGGTTGCGGGCGGAGACGGTGCCGGACCGGCCGGGCACGATCGTGGCGGCGTGGGAGCCGGCCGAGGCCAACGGCCGCCCGGTGACGGCGTACCAGGTCGAGGTCGGTGGGAAGCGCCGCGACGTCACCGACACCCGGGTCACCCTGGACGGGCTCGGCGACGGGCAGGACGTGACGGTGACGGTGCGGGCGGTCAACGAGGCCGGGCCGGGCCCGGAGGCGACCGAGTCCGCCCGGACGGTCGCGCCGCCGAAGGTGACCGTCACCGGCGGGTCGGCCACGGCCACCTCGGTCACGGTGAAGGTGACCGTGGACGCGGGCGGCGGGAAGGCCACCTGCGTCGCCACCACGGGCGGGAAGAGCTCCCCGGCGGGGGCGTGCGCGACGCTGACCGTGGGCGGCCTCGCGCCGGGGACGTCGTACCCGGTGACGGTGACCGCGACCAACGCCGCCGGGAAGGGCAGCACCACCAGCACCCAGAAGACCGACCCGCTGTACGGCATCGCGACCTGCAACAACGGCTCGGCCCCCGACCAGCGCACCTACTGCGACAAGGAGCGCCCCGGCGAGCGCAACGGCAACGAGGTGTTCTCGGTGGCCCGGCAGGACAACGACCGGCAGGTCGGCTGGGCGAAGCCGGGCACCCGCTGGCAGGCGTTCTGCAAGGTCGAGGGTGAGCACGTGAACTCGTACGTCTACAACGACCAGAAGGCGAGCACCTGGTGGGTGCGGATCAACTACGAGGGAAGGAACTACATCCCCTGGGCCTGGCTGAACCTCGAGGGTGGCGACAACATCAAGGTCCTGCCCGCCTGTTGA
- a CDS encoding CPBP family intramembrane glutamic endopeptidase has product MSATPVPPGTPAGPRHGGGPNRRTARADFPLYNGQPVRLTGGQWAVLMGAVVVAAAADLLVALPGPPWLSVAVRGVLFFGIPLLVLARLAPGTLSYLFQPVRLKDVALMVAFAAINLVVSFVIAFVVSAVLNVNSNPANDTLAGLGTFDRLAYFASTVPQLIGEEVFTVLPFLALLTLATTVLGTGRRAGLVLAVIGSAVLFAAIHLPTYDWNIAQCLLVIGTARVVLLIPYLITKNLWTSVGAHVLNDWTLFGLGLLTAHS; this is encoded by the coding sequence ATGAGTGCCACACCCGTTCCGCCCGGCACGCCCGCTGGTCCCCGCCACGGTGGTGGCCCGAACCGCCGGACCGCCCGGGCGGACTTCCCCCTCTACAACGGGCAGCCGGTGCGTCTGACCGGCGGGCAGTGGGCGGTGCTCATGGGCGCGGTCGTGGTCGCCGCCGCCGCGGACCTGCTCGTCGCCCTGCCCGGTCCGCCCTGGCTCAGCGTCGCGGTGCGCGGGGTCCTCTTCTTCGGCATCCCGCTGCTCGTGCTCGCCCGCCTCGCTCCGGGGACGCTGTCGTACCTGTTCCAGCCGGTGCGCCTGAAGGACGTGGCCCTCATGGTCGCCTTCGCCGCGATCAACCTGGTGGTGTCCTTCGTGATCGCATTCGTCGTCTCCGCCGTCCTCAACGTCAACAGCAACCCCGCCAACGACACGCTCGCCGGACTCGGCACGTTCGACCGCCTGGCGTACTTCGCCAGCACGGTGCCCCAGTTGATCGGCGAGGAGGTCTTCACCGTCCTGCCGTTCCTGGCGCTGCTCACCCTGGCCACTACGGTGCTGGGCACCGGGCGACGTGCCGGGCTGGTCCTGGCGGTGATCGGCAGCGCGGTGCTGTTCGCGGCCATCCACCTGCCGACCTACGACTGGAACATCGCCCAGTGCCTGCTCGTCATCGGCACCGCCCGGGTCGTCCTGCTGATCCCGTACCTGATCACCAAGAACCTGTGGACCTCCGTCGGCGCGCACGTCCTCAACGACTGGACCCTCTTCGGCCTGGGGCTGCTCACCGCCCACTCGTGA